One window of the Candidatus Jettenia sp. genome contains the following:
- a CDS encoding DUF5666 domain-containing protein: MKHKGIGIIITTFLFCLGLPVVLFQNTIYGNSNAKAEMHGVVSSVLGSIISILNDTMDIDASKAKIKLEDCAISLHASDIAAGDVIEAKGYIKNDSFIAEKIKLKGSSSLEGIITEVGMNTITLMGQAIDINSALCIKGIPAVGKKANVYVRNSNFGLVAIMVSIE; the protein is encoded by the coding sequence ATGAAACATAAGGGTATCGGCATTATTATAACTACGTTTCTTTTCTGTCTTGGCTTACCAGTTGTACTGTTTCAAAATACCATTTATGGAAATAGCAACGCTAAGGCTGAAATGCACGGTGTAGTAAGCTCAGTATTAGGGTCTATCATTTCAATTCTCAACGATACCATGGATATAGATGCGAGCAAGGCTAAAATAAAGTTAGAAGATTGCGCTATTTCTCTTCACGCCAGTGATATTGCAGCAGGTGATGTGATCGAGGCAAAAGGATATATAAAGAATGATTCTTTTATCGCTGAAAAGATAAAACTGAAAGGATCCTCAAGCCTGGAGGGCATTATTACAGAGGTAGGTATGAATACTATTACACTTATGGGGCAAGCAATAGACATCAATTCAGCCCTCTGCATAAAGGGAATACCTGCTGTAGGAAAAAAAGCAAACGTTTACGTAAGAAATTCAAATTTCGGCTTAGTTGCCATTATGGTTAGTATTGAATGA
- a CDS encoding class I SAM-dependent rRNA methyltransferase — protein MSPYKRIIDKAWSLRKKYINYTVTNVFRLVNSYGDVLPEVTIDVYDKNLLIQYFKPYEEHIKNKISIALNEIFKPENITEKTRLKGEDVETRLIFGPEIPKDFVVVENSIKFNISFQDGGGTGLFLDQRDNRKKIQTLSKGKELLNCFCYTSSFSVYAGLGGANRTVNVDLSKKAIEWSKKNFLLNQLDRNNHEFIVGDVWDWIKRFQKKGRLFDVIILDPPSFSTSKTKVFSVEKDFPELIGLGLNILRDDGILIFSTNIAKINFSKFFQLLPRIKNYTSKTYKIIDVSSQGLDFPIDGVHVIEPYLKFVMLTC, from the coding sequence ATGTCACCCTATAAGCGAATTATTGACAAGGCGTGGTCTTTAAGAAAAAAGTATATAAATTATACTGTCACAAATGTGTTTCGTCTGGTAAATTCTTATGGAGATGTCTTACCTGAGGTAACGATTGATGTTTACGACAAAAACCTCCTGATCCAATATTTCAAGCCATATGAAGAGCATATAAAAAATAAGATTTCTATCGCTCTTAATGAGATCTTTAAACCAGAAAATATTACAGAAAAGACACGATTGAAAGGTGAAGATGTTGAGACCCGTCTTATTTTTGGGCCAGAAATTCCTAAAGATTTTGTAGTAGTGGAGAATAGTATAAAGTTCAATATATCATTTCAGGATGGCGGTGGTACCGGACTTTTTCTCGATCAAAGGGATAATAGAAAAAAGATACAAACCCTGTCCAAAGGTAAAGAGTTATTAAACTGTTTTTGTTACACCTCCTCCTTTTCAGTTTATGCGGGCCTGGGAGGCGCTAACAGGACAGTTAATGTTGATTTGTCGAAAAAGGCAATAGAATGGAGTAAGAAAAATTTTTTACTCAATCAACTGGATAGAAACAATCATGAGTTTATCGTGGGAGATGTGTGGGATTGGATCAAAAGATTTCAAAAAAAGGGTCGATTATTTGATGTAATTATTTTGGACCCTCCAAGTTTTTCCACCAGTAAAACAAAGGTGTTTAGCGTGGAGAAGGATTTTCCGGAATTAATCGGGCTCGGACTCAATATCCTTCGCGATGATGGTATTCTTATCTTCTCTACCAATATAGCGAAAATCAACTTTTCCAAATTTTTTCAGCTATTGCCCAGGATTAAAAATTATACATCAAAGACATACAAGATTATTGACGTATCATCACAGGGATTGGATTTTCCTATTGATGGAGTCCATGTAATAGAACCTTATTTGAAGTTTGTTATGCTGACGTGTTAA
- a CDS encoding transposase, producing MSWRKLTDIQWGKISKHLPVRKKSPQGGRPPTDNKKCFEGILWILWTGAPWSDLPSRYGSKSTVHRRLQECTESGTLEHLWKTFLSQLQEKEQIRWNECFVDGTFSSAKKGEKDSEKPSGVREQSLWYWLMARILRSEFTWTRRVHRK from the coding sequence ATGAGTTGGAGAAAATTAACAGACATACAATGGGGAAAGATATCTAAGCATTTACCTGTTCGTAAGAAATCTCCTCAAGGAGGTCGTCCACCAACAGACAACAAAAAGTGTTTTGAAGGAATTTTATGGATACTCTGGACAGGAGCCCCCTGGAGTGATTTACCCAGTCGATATGGTTCAAAAAGTACTGTCCATAGAAGACTCCAAGAATGTACAGAAAGTGGTACTTTAGAGCATCTCTGGAAGACTTTTTTAAGCCAATTGCAAGAGAAAGAACAGATTCGATGGAATGAATGCTTTGTTGATGGTACCTTTAGTAGTGCTAAAAAAGGGGAGAAAGATTCGGAAAAACCAAGCGGGGTAAGGGAACAAAGCTTATGGTATTGGTTGATGGCAAGGATACTCCGATCGGAATTCACGTGGACTCGGCGAGTCCATCGGAAGTAA
- a CDS encoding IS5 family transposase, whose protein sequence is MVLVDGKDTPIGIHVDSASPSEVKLLVPTLATVQIKTHQPQRLIADKGYDSNEIRKRLKDRGIEPIIPARKNNRKATDQDRRKLRRYRSRWIVERTIAWLQNFRRLVVRYERSVTIYSALVHMVCALIALKRVLG, encoded by the coding sequence ATGGTATTGGTTGATGGCAAGGATACTCCGATCGGAATTCACGTGGACTCGGCGAGTCCATCGGAAGTAAAGCTCCTTGTGCCTACCCTTGCTACAGTTCAAATAAAAACTCATCAACCTCAGAGATTGATAGCAGATAAAGGCTATGATAGCAATGAGATTCGGAAACGGTTGAAAGATCGAGGAATTGAACCGATAATCCCCGCACGGAAGAATAATCGCAAAGCAACCGATCAAGACAGAAGGAAATTGCGCCGATACAGAAGTCGATGGATCGTGGAGAGAACCATTGCTTGGCTTCAGAATTTCAGACGATTGGTTGTTCGCTATGAACGATCGGTAACCATTTATAGTGCTTTGGTTCATATGGTCTGTGCTCTTATTGCCTTAAAAAGGGTTTTGGGATGA
- a CDS encoding GIY-YIG nuclease family protein, producing the protein MYGILNHVIARAFSEAIFFIMPDSIRVMKKLYCVYIMTNKNNTVLYTGVTSNLKRRVYEHKGKMRKGFTKKYNVTKLVYYEIFPDVRDAISWEKQIKGGSRAKKIELIHGMNAGWKDLYDGL; encoded by the coding sequence ATGTACGGAATCCTTAATCATGTCATTGCGAGGGCCTTTTCCGAAGCAATCTTTTTTATAATGCCAGATTCAATCAGAGTAATGAAAAAATTATACTGCGTTTACATAATGACGAATAAAAATAATACAGTACTCTACACAGGGGTCACGAGTAATCTTAAAAGAAGAGTATATGAGCACAAAGGGAAGATGAGAAAGGGATTTACAAAAAAGTATAATGTTACAAAATTAGTATATTATGAGATATTTCCTGACGTAAGAGATGCCATATCCTGGGAGAAACAAATTAAGGGTGGCTCAAGGGCTAAAAAAATAGAATTAATTCATGGAATGAATGCAGGATGGAAGGATCTCTATGATGGTTTATGA
- a CDS encoding HIRAN domain-containing protein, whose amino-acid sequence MNQTTRRKFILWMASTPFFTSVLNKLTHANLFKFQRFLLNRFTVAGFQYYSGKNIIHQLKGGDCLLLRAEPQNIYDEFAVEIFYEGHKLGYIPRSDNKHISRLLRQDAKLCCEVFEVSPESEPWAMLKVQVFLNV is encoded by the coding sequence ATGAATCAAACAACAAGAAGAAAATTTATACTATGGATGGCTTCTACTCCATTCTTTACCAGCGTTTTAAATAAATTAACACACGCAAATTTATTTAAATTTCAAAGATTCCTCTTAAATAGATTTACCGTGGCAGGCTTTCAATATTATTCCGGGAAAAATATCATTCATCAACTGAAAGGTGGCGATTGTTTGCTACTTCGGGCAGAACCACAGAATATCTATGATGAGTTTGCCGTAGAAATATTCTATGAAGGTCACAAGCTCGGATATATTCCGAGAAGTGACAATAAGCATATTAGCAGGCTTTTACGTCAAGATGCTAAATTATGCTGTGAAGTATTTGAAGTCTCTCCAGAATCTGAACCATGGGCTATGCTTAAGGTACAGGTATTTCTGAATGTTTGA
- a CDS encoding Uma2 family endonuclease, translated as MITVREKVYNIKDYKLLPEGSPYQLIEGELVMAPAPSLRHQIISANIFEKMREFSKGKGIVLYSPVDVYLGEENACQPDIVFILKQRSEIIKNDGIYGSPDIIIEILSPATAYYDIRKKFRVYERYGVSEYWIVDPEMNSVEVYHNKEGHFSLMCKTEGMGEIESSVLHGLTLSMENIFSFEHLL; from the coding sequence ATGATAACGGTGAGAGAAAAGGTATATAACATAAAAGATTATAAACTCTTACCAGAAGGGTCACCATATCAGCTTATCGAAGGGGAGCTTGTTATGGCGCCGGCACCGAGTTTAAGGCATCAAATCATTTCTGCAAATATTTTTGAAAAAATGAGAGAGTTTTCAAAAGGGAAAGGGATCGTTCTTTATTCTCCAGTAGATGTCTACCTTGGCGAGGAAAATGCTTGTCAGCCTGATATAGTATTTATTTTAAAACAAAGGAGTGAAATTATAAAGAATGATGGAATATACGGTTCTCCCGACATCATTATTGAAATACTTTCCCCGGCTACAGCATATTATGATATAAGAAAAAAGTTTAGAGTTTACGAAAGGTACGGGGTAAGTGAGTATTGGATCGTTGATCCAGAGATGAATTCTGTGGAAGTTTATCATAATAAAGAAGGTCATTTCTCGTTAATGTGTAAGACGGAAGGTATGGGAGAAATTGAGTCGTCCGTTTTACACGGGCTTACATTATCCATGGAAAATATATTTTCTTTCGAGCACCTGCTATAA
- a CDS encoding NAD(P)H-hydrate epimerase, which yields MNTSLTREEMRELDRKAIEEYKIPGIILMENAGRNVAEEVMKMIDNPEKVKVAILCGKGNNGGDGFVVARHLHNYHIPLKVFLLAKIADILKDGDAGTNLQILLRMRVPVQEMIDSADRDNAVKELDSYTILIDALFGTGLSGEVREPFKTFIRGINNLNKPTVSVDIPSGIDCNTGKVLGAAIKAVKTVTFAAGKRGFYLEDGPSYTGEVVVTDISIPGELIP from the coding sequence ATGAACACATCTTTAACACGGGAAGAAATGCGGGAGTTGGACCGGAAGGCCATTGAGGAATATAAGATTCCCGGCATTATCCTTATGGAAAATGCCGGGCGGAATGTGGCTGAAGAGGTTATGAAGATGATCGATAATCCGGAGAAGGTAAAGGTGGCTATCTTATGTGGGAAAGGGAATAACGGGGGAGACGGGTTTGTCGTTGCCCGGCATCTTCATAATTACCACATTCCTCTGAAAGTTTTTCTCCTCGCAAAGATTGCCGATATTTTAAAGGATGGAGATGCAGGTACAAATCTGCAAATACTCTTACGTATGAGAGTGCCTGTTCAAGAGATGATTGATAGTGCTGATAGAGATAATGCTGTGAAGGAACTGGATAGTTATACTATCCTGATTGATGCGTTGTTTGGGACGGGTCTTTCAGGGGAGGTACGGGAACCTTTTAAGACGTTTATTCGCGGTATCAATAATCTCAATAAACCTACGGTATCTGTGGATATACCTTCCGGGATTGACTGCAATACGGGTAAGGTCTTGGGCGCTGCTATTAAGGCTGTAAAGACTGTGACCTTCGCGGCTGGTAAGAGGGGATTTTATCTGGAGGACGGGCCAAGCTATACCGGTGAAGTTGTCGTAACAGATATTAGTATTCCAGGGGAATTGATACCATAA
- a CDS encoding ammonium transporter codes for MLSISGMKLKSLGRFIGYSIPMILFCTWKSAQAGDPNGALTFSHSLEGLNISGNFVWILMTAFLILFMQAGFVLLGGLVSSKNMLSYMTHCFMATTAGAFIFWLFGFALMFGGSELGPGLDKGNPFIGYSGFMLLGETYDVKTVLLFIFMAVVATFIGSIIAGAVAERIKFPAYLLACFLVYTFVYSFYGHWIWGEGWLAKLPFGVGVKDFAGSGVVHASGGICAFMGAWALGPRIGRFNVDGSANVLPGHNIAYVILGTIILAFGWLAYDAGSTLAISDLRSSIIASNTFLAGVSGAVIVILYLYIKTKKANVAEACNGALAGFVAISGPCAYVAPWSAVIIGLIGGLLMCGTTWLVEHKFKVDDPLGAISVHATNGLWGLLAVGIFADGSYGKVSGLITGSGQQFLAQFIAFLTAIVWAGGLGFAIFFGLKHTIGIRVSRTEELDGLDVNIHGIKCYPPEGKYLEDIDDIIRKHIQLGELVSR; via the coding sequence GTGCTTAGTATATCAGGAATGAAATTAAAATCTCTCGGAAGGTTCATAGGATACAGCATTCCCATGATTTTGTTTTGTACATGGAAAAGCGCACAGGCAGGCGACCCCAACGGCGCATTGACGTTCTCTCACAGCCTCGAAGGGTTGAATATCTCAGGAAATTTTGTCTGGATACTCATGACGGCTTTCCTTATTCTGTTTATGCAGGCAGGATTTGTTTTATTAGGTGGTCTTGTAAGTTCTAAAAATATGCTCAGCTATATGACACATTGCTTCATGGCAACAACAGCAGGCGCCTTTATTTTCTGGCTTTTCGGTTTTGCGCTTATGTTTGGCGGTTCCGAACTTGGACCCGGACTTGATAAAGGCAATCCCTTTATTGGTTACAGTGGTTTTATGCTTCTCGGAGAAACGTACGATGTAAAAACCGTTTTACTCTTTATCTTTATGGCCGTTGTAGCAACTTTTATTGGCAGCATTATAGCTGGTGCTGTAGCAGAAAGGATTAAATTCCCTGCTTATTTACTTGCATGTTTCCTGGTGTATACCTTTGTTTATTCGTTTTACGGCCATTGGATATGGGGTGAAGGCTGGCTGGCAAAATTACCATTTGGAGTCGGAGTTAAGGATTTTGCAGGTTCAGGAGTGGTTCATGCATCAGGTGGAATATGTGCCTTTATGGGCGCATGGGCTCTGGGTCCAAGAATCGGCAGATTTAATGTGGATGGTTCTGCTAACGTCTTACCAGGGCATAATATTGCATATGTAATCCTTGGGACGATTATCCTTGCCTTTGGATGGCTCGCTTATGATGCCGGAAGCACACTCGCCATATCAGACTTAAGATCCTCAATCATTGCATCCAACACCTTCCTTGCCGGTGTTTCAGGCGCTGTTATCGTCATCTTATATTTATATATAAAGACAAAAAAAGCCAATGTAGCCGAGGCTTGCAACGGCGCTCTGGCAGGTTTTGTGGCTATTTCAGGACCATGCGCATATGTTGCTCCCTGGTCTGCTGTTATCATCGGGCTCATTGGCGGTTTATTGATGTGTGGCACTACCTGGCTGGTTGAACACAAATTTAAGGTAGATGACCCGCTTGGGGCCATATCTGTCCATGCAACCAATGGACTATGGGGACTCCTTGCTGTAGGCATATTCGCTGATGGCTCATACGGCAAAGTAAGCGGATTGATTACGGGTTCCGGGCAGCAATTCCTTGCCCAGTTTATTGCCTTCCTCACCGCTATTGTCTGGGCAGGCGGACTTGGTTTTGCCATATTCTTCGGGTTGAAACATACCATTGGCATAAGGGTCTCCAGAACAGAAGAACTCGACGGCCTCGATGTGAACATACATGGTATCAAGTGTTATCCCCCGGAAGGTAAATATCTTGAGGACATCGATGATATAATTCGTAAACATATCCAGCTAGGCGAGCTTGTCAGCAGATAA
- a CDS encoding P-II family nitrogen regulator yields the protein MKRLTALVKPRAVDAVKDYFKSMGYPVLKMAYIRYDQQGASRSVFWRGEEYIVDLISHAKIEVILIDEDVDEVTGAIDNLLYEKNGNNGEHEYALRLKSKVVQEDIATEKGRWVRMQPKEELKIDEQSEEKLLEITDVYA from the coding sequence ATGAAAAGATTAACGGCATTGGTGAAGCCCAGGGCAGTAGATGCAGTAAAAGATTATTTTAAGTCAATGGGATATCCGGTATTGAAAATGGCATATATACGATATGATCAACAAGGCGCAAGCCGGTCTGTTTTCTGGCGTGGTGAGGAATATATCGTCGACTTAATATCACATGCAAAGATTGAAGTTATTTTGATAGACGAAGATGTCGATGAGGTAACTGGCGCTATTGATAATCTTTTATATGAAAAAAATGGAAATAATGGAGAACATGAATATGCGTTACGATTAAAGTCAAAGGTAGTTCAAGAGGATATTGCAACAGAAAAGGGTAGATGGGTAAGGATGCAACCAAAAGAAGAACTAAAAATTGATGAACAATCTGAAGAAAAACTGTTGGAAATTACTGATGTTTATGCGTAG
- a CDS encoding sigma-54 dependent transcriptional regulator translates to MIRKKKILVVEDDEYVLGSIRILLNKEGYEVNTALNGLEALNLYRRESYDLVIADLKMPQMDGIELLKQLKHEFSDVSLIMMTAYGSIRTAVEAMKMGAYDYVTKPVSAEEIRLVIQRALERQNLITEIKTLRKELEERFSLDNIIGKSYAMQRVYDLILQVANTDATVLITGETGTRKELVAHAIHHNSKRKNCPFVVINCSALPESLLESELFGHEEGAFTGATKQRVGKFEFADTGTVFFDEMGNLPLSMQTKLLRLLQEKSFERIGGNQTIKVDVRVLAATNKDLNKLSEEGCFRKDLYYRLNVIPIQLPSLKERREDIPLLVTHFIEKYNKVFKKEIKSISQNVLNIMMSYGWPGNVRELENLVERALIMAKDHIISEIELPVSNQKQTKERIEDIDNNQIIDMSLEDFLAHCENKYITRLLKQCKGRIDSSAKISGIDVKTLYRKMKKYNINKDFFKD, encoded by the coding sequence ATGATCAGAAAAAAGAAGATATTAGTGGTAGAAGACGATGAATATGTTCTGGGTAGTATCAGGATCCTTTTGAATAAAGAAGGATATGAGGTCAATACAGCTTTGAATGGATTGGAAGCGTTGAATTTATACCGAAGAGAATCGTATGATCTGGTTATTGCCGACCTTAAAATGCCTCAAATGGATGGAATTGAATTATTAAAGCAGTTAAAACACGAATTTTCTGATGTATCTTTGATTATGATGACGGCATACGGAAGTATTAGAACTGCAGTTGAGGCTATGAAAATGGGCGCTTATGACTATGTTACCAAACCTGTTTCTGCAGAAGAGATACGGCTGGTTATTCAACGCGCCCTTGAAAGACAAAACTTGATTACCGAAATCAAGACCTTACGAAAGGAGCTTGAGGAGAGATTCAGTCTTGACAATATCATAGGAAAATCGTACGCAATGCAGCGGGTTTACGATTTGATCCTTCAGGTCGCAAATACTGATGCTACTGTTTTGATTACCGGTGAAACAGGTACGAGGAAGGAGCTGGTAGCGCACGCTATCCACCACAATAGTAAAAGAAAAAATTGCCCTTTTGTAGTCATCAATTGTAGCGCCTTACCTGAATCTTTACTGGAAAGTGAACTCTTCGGGCATGAGGAAGGCGCTTTCACCGGGGCAACAAAACAAAGAGTTGGTAAATTTGAATTTGCAGATACCGGAACAGTCTTTTTTGACGAGATGGGTAATCTGCCCCTTTCCATGCAAACAAAACTTCTCAGACTATTGCAGGAAAAGTCTTTTGAAAGGATTGGCGGAAATCAGACAATAAAAGTTGATGTAAGAGTTCTTGCAGCCACGAATAAGGATCTCAATAAACTATCAGAAGAAGGGTGTTTTAGAAAAGATTTATATTACCGCTTAAATGTTATTCCAATACAACTGCCATCGTTAAAAGAGAGACGGGAGGATATCCCCCTGCTCGTAACTCACTTTATTGAGAAGTATAACAAGGTTTTTAAAAAGGAAATTAAGTCTATCTCACAAAATGTCCTTAATATAATGATGTCTTATGGTTGGCCAGGTAATGTAAGAGAACTAGAGAACCTGGTAGAACGCGCTTTAATAATGGCAAAAGACCATATTATTAGTGAGATAGAATTACCCGTGTCTAACCAAAAACAAACAAAGGAAAGAATTGAGGATATAGATAACAATCAAATTATAGACATGAGCCTGGAGGATTTCCTGGCGCATTGTGAAAATAAGTACATAACCAGGCTATTAAAACAATGTAAAGGGCGAATTGATTCCTCCGCAAAGATCTCCGGAATCGATGTGAAAACCCTTTATAGAAAAATGAAGAAGTACAATATCAATAAAGATTTTTTTAAAGATTAA